From Daucus carota subsp. sativus chromosome 6, DH1 v3.0, whole genome shotgun sequence:
ATATGCTGGGGctgggggtgggggtggggggggggggggggggggggttaccTTGGGGCTCCACTGCACCGAGTTTACATCTCTTTCATGAGCCTTCACCTTCTTCAAAAGCAATTTATAATTTGCTCCACTTTCCTGTGACAAAAAAAGGCAGTAAAGATCCATTGCTACTAGAAAGTTAGCTGAATGAGAGTATGCATGTAAGCAATTATCATTTAGAAGCAAAAATTTAGTAGATAATCTCGTTAGTAACCAGTACACATGGCCCTTGTATGCGTAACAGAGAACACAATAATCATTTCCAAATTTCCTCAAATAATCAAACTTGACTAGCAGAACAGAAACGTGTTCAACTAACTTGTTTAACAAGTTTCGAAACAGCATGCCCCTAGAACTAGGACTACAGTCACTAAGTCAGGAATCATACATAGTTTACTATTCGATTAAATATACTACTGTTCAGTATTAAATGAAGACTACAATACTAAATTACTAATAGAGTATATGTTTCAGTCTATTACAAAATTCTTTGTACTTTGTAAAGGATGACACAGATCTTAGTGTTCAGTTGTACTGGAAGGACTCGATTTCAACTCGcttatgtaatttttataacATTTTCGCCTTGGACTATAAGTTTGTAATATTCAACACTGTTAGTCTCTTATCTGAAGTTCTATtgggaggaaggaatgaaatttcagTCATTTCATGCAAATTTATACATAAGCCTAACAAATTATAATACAAGGTAATGTCTGTGCAAATCTATACATAACCTTATTCGAATAATTTAAGAGAGAATGTCCATTCCATTATTGGTTTCTCCCACTCATTTAACTATCAAATATTTCACATTCTTCTCATTGCAATCATCACATTCTTCCCACGCACTAGAGCATTTTATTCACTCTTCTCCCTCCTTCCCATCTGCAATTTTCTTCACAATTCATTTCATACCATTTACCCTCCCTGCCCTCTAAATTTACCGAATTGCTTCTATTTACTGAGTCTTGGCATCTGCTTAGGTAATTAAATAGCTCTGCTTAACCTCCACTTTACTACAAAACTCAATTTAGGCTCTTAAAAATATTTCCACCACAGATTTACTATAAGATCGAATCAGTCAATTTGCTGGTAAtgctttttaagaaaaaaacgaACTAAGATCCCAATACCCTTAAATTATTTAAGTCCAAGGGACTTTAAACATCAAAATGATTTAGAACAAAATATTGAAGCAAGTTAATGAAAGACTATGCTACTAGCTTGTCATAACAAGACACGGGAAGCCAAGATTGAAAATTTCATTTCTAAAGCTTGTGGACAGAGATAAAATTATTGTTGATCTCTTATAAGGAACGGTTTATGAAAAAAGAAAGTAGACGTGTCAAAGCAGGGTCACTATTAATTAGCGGAGTAGAACTTTTCTAATGAGAGAAGTCATGTATGTACAGGAGAACATTGCCAGGATGAATCAGTTAAGGCAAAATTCTTAATTGCGGGGGTTCTAAAATCCAGCACTTaaatcacaaaattaatttaccTTTCCCTTAGTCCCTTTTtcttgtgtgtatgtgtgtgtgtttcggTAGGGGAGAGGGGTAGGTATCAAAAGTATCTGTCCAAGTACAACTGTAGTTATGTAGTATGACATCAAAAACCATTATCAAAAGAAAAAACTGCTTCAGAAGAAATGCACTGAGACATGAACTCGCCTTGAGGAGTATAACTTCCTTCTACCATGCAAGCAAAGGGGAAAAACACAATGTGCAAGAAGAATAAGGCATAGTATTGCTACTATACTTTCTAATGAGACGGGTAAGGACAAAAGAAACCCTGTGAGTCGATTTAGAAAGACGTATATGCACCAAACCTATCTTAACAAAAGAACATGCAAGGAGAATTACAAAAAAGTATAAACATACCAAACCATCCTGATTCTCTTCAAATAAACAAATCGCATCATCCGCTGCTCCACTAGCAATTATTCCTTCGCTGTAATAATTGCATgtgaaaattaataatatcaagACAGGAAGTAAGAAGAGATGGACAGTTACATTTACTGAGATTTTACTTACAAATGCAGTTAACAAATACTTTCAACCTACTAGAATGCAGTTAAAAAAGATTTTCTACATTCATATTTCAAAACccgatttttttatattacttaCAGTTACACTCTagttagaaaatgaaaattaatattaatttttgtccATAGGAGTTTCttttgaatattataaaatgcATACAAGAACATAGTTTGAACCATAAATCGGAAGAGAGCAGGACATTCTTATGATCCAGTACCTTGACCAATGGACTGAGGAAATTGTTTGATCATGATTGCCAGATAGAGTTTGAAGATGTTTCCTGAAAATCCCAAATACACATGTTTCATTAGCATTTATCATTAACTAAATGTAATCTGCACATCCTATCTCTGAGCTGAAAACTGCCATTTGTAGGACATGACAAGTAAAATTCTTTATTGTGGATATTAATATTAACTAATCCACGATTATCTTCATGCAAGTGCATCACATAAATtcaatactttctgtcaaatccTTAAAATCTCTGGCTGTACCCTATCAGGCTACCACAAGATACTTACAAGTAAGACATAAGTTCCTATGGAGTTACTTTTTTCAATCTACAACACAAACAGGATCTCAGTGATACTGAAGATCTGGGTAGGAGTGAGGGTAAAAGGCGTatctaatattaaattttgtgagCTCTCAATTTGCACTTAAATTCTGAACAATCTAGTACTTTATGAAAATGTTAGATCCAGCAAGTAGTATAAAATATCACTATATCGGTTTTGACAAGATAGATAGTGATGTTACAAATATTCAGAAAAGGATTTTTCTAGTGTGCGCCACCACTTTTTGATTATGTGGAGCATTTTATCGGCTCCTATCTCATAAATAATGATGTCCCCCTGCAAGCACAAAAATCTCCACCAACAAAAATCTGCCACCTAAGTAAAAAGTCGTTGTCAGGTTACAGAACTTAAGTCAAAAAATTAAGCTCAGCTTATTTTCTCTGGTCAGAAATTACCTAAGTTGCAATGCTCCCAAATAAAGATTTCATCTATCTTCAACCAAAATATCAATTGCTTAATGCTTCTTCAAATAAATGATGAGCAAATTGGAGTGTCCAGTTTCAGATAATCAACTTGTGTCATGATGTCAAATAAGAGGAGAGGCATATAAATTCAATTATAAAGGGGAATGTTAATAGTATATCAATCAAGTTAGTGAAGGTTAATTCTAGCATAGGTGATCCAGGCTAGTTGACGAGTACTATAAATACTAAAATGTGTAATTgtcatttttattaatttaagtaTGAATAAATTGGAGTAGATCCACAGTTTGTTTATCGCTTTAATAGCTACACTGTTAGCTTTTCTCTCCCTGAAATTATGTCGATTTTGTCTACTATATTCAATTcctatattttatacatatctCTTTCTTCATCTCTTATTACTCTGAATTTTATGAGATTCGTCCTCTATATTATCTTACCTGTCTCCCTAATCTCTTCTCTTGTCTTTGGACCTTGGTAATATCATGAATCTCACCTCTCTCCTGAGTGAAGAAGGGCCTTTCCTCTTCTCTCTCAGTTCCTAACAATGCTTCGGACTTATTAGAATGAAAATTTAGGTTGTCGAATGTAATTTTACTTGCAACCAAGCGAGGAGGGAAGCATTTATCATTTGGATCAGGGGCGGGGCAAAAATATTGGGGGCCTGTGCGAAATTTCAAATTAGGGGCCCTAATTTTTACTTTAATATaaagttaaataatttttattaaataaaatgaactTTAAAAACATGTTATAAGCAAGAAGTATataccaaattttaaaattcaccAAAAATATGTTGTTCTTgcatattttgtaaaaaattcattaactaactttttttagtaaaatttctatatgtatatatacatggaTTTATGAATTTAGGGGCCCTTCATCTTCGGGTCACCCTGCGCGGTCGCTCCCCCAGCGCCGTCCCTGATTTGGATTGACAAGATATTACTACAAAATGGGTAAACATGTTTGAATACATGCATAAAATGACTCCAGAGCTGAGAAATCATAATATAGTCATCCCCCATACGAATATGTACACATAAATTCCATTAACAGAAGTCCTAGACAATCAACATGTAAGGAGGACCTAGAAGTCAAACTGCTTGCAGAGATTAAGTATTTAAGCAATTCCAAAAACATAAGACTTGAGTACCAAGGTCCATAGCTACCACCAGACTGCCTCCTCTCTGCACCCCATACCTTTATGGAAAGATCATCACTGCAAAGTCAACAAGGACAGTATCATTTAACGAAGCACAACTAGTATTATTATATAAGCAACTGATACGGATGTATCTTTTCCAACATCATAAACACAGCAAGACACAGCCGGACAACACAAAATAGCGGTAAAAATATCCAAACAGCATTGTGCAAGAAAGTAAGAAGATCTATACCTCGAAGTAACCATTTTGTCTCCAGTGGCATTAAAAGATATAGACCAGACAGTAGATGAGTGTCCCCTGCAGAAGGGATGGCATAGCTTTATAAGACCAGATTAGAAGTGTAATACACAGGATCATCATCACAATTCAaagtatttttacttatatgtgtgtgtgtgtgtgtgtgtgtgagtgtgtgtgtgtgtgtgtgtgtgtgtgtgtgtctactGGTTTCGGATTAGAATATAAAGTTACTGGGGAAGTATTATATCAGCTTCGaagaatcaaatatataatgtgaaaacttatatttaattaaaggaAGGCTCCAGGTTTACTTTTTTGCATGATCCAAAGTTTCAGTACAATTCCACTCATCATGGTCAGAATATCTTGGCCAAACCTGCAGATGGAATCAAGCAAAGTTTTCAAATGTATACTACTCCATTCAGCTCAACAAGAGAAACACCTGCtacaagaaaaatatttaatataatttacacCTTGATAGTATTATCATAGCTACATGAAAACAAAATCTCATCGGACGGGTGCCATTGGACCATTTTGACATCTTGCTTGTGTTTTCTTAATTGTGCCATCACTTCAAATGTGTATTTATCCTCAACACGCCAGATACAAACAGATTTATCTCTGCCACAAGTGGCAAGATGAGCGCCAGAGGCATCCCAAGAGACACTTTCAACTTCAATATTCTTGTCACCCTGTTATGAATAAAACAATAAGACTTCCCttatatagaaaaattaaaGAGGTCACTAAAATATTGACTTCAAGGCCATGTCTGTTTTATGGGAttataatttctggattattgtCTTATTGCTCATATCATACTGTATTCGGTCTCTGAATTATCACATTGGCtaaaatttcaataactttTTAGTTTATTTCAATGAGGATAATAATACCTAGGGAGAGAATGGAATTAGTCGTGCCCCCAAAACGAACTAGGAagtgatataaaaattatttgtgtATAGTATTAAATATGACAAAATGAGTGCAAATTATAAATAGCCCATAGATTAAAATGCTTCCACAGGTACAGCATAACATCCATTTCAAGTCCCCCTAAAATTGGCAATATTCCTCAAAACAGGTAGTGGTACTTGCAAAAGACAGATATGAGCAGTAATTGACTGAAAGTACTGGCAACAATTAAGTGGTGATTATGACAATGAAGTTGCCACTTCAATAATACCTTTAAGAAGTGCCAAAACTCAAAGCCAGTTTCAGTCTTGTTCCATATGGAAACCTTGCCGTCAAAGCTTGCCACTGCCAACAAATGACCATTTTGTGACCAGGAACATGATCTCACACTTTCAGTATGAACTCTCATTCTTCCCTGCATATTCATAAGCATGGACATAAGTAATTTCTTATGATGATAACAAGAACATCATGCTGTAAGGAATAAACAGAAATACATATGTGTGTGCAAATACATATAAAAGTCAGATCAGACCTAAATACATATACCAAAGCAAATTATACTTGTAAAAGTTGAAGCAAATGCAAACAGTATATATTACATTGAGACTCTAACAAATGATGAAAAGCATACAGCAATTAACAGAAACAgagtaaaagaataattatgagTTTAGTGAATGAAGAGGATGAGAAAATGTATGTATTATATCTTAGGATCCTATATCAAAATATGTGCGTGCGTGTGCGTAATCTCCGGTGAAACGAGTTCACTGATCATAATGCGTGTGCGTGTGAGAgaaaggggagagagagagagaggccagagcgagagcgagagagagaccgagagggggagagagagagagatagagcgagggagagggagggagagggagagagagggggggggggagagagggagggagaccACGCAGTTGAAAGCAGAAGTTTGAGGATTTTGCTTCCAGATACGGACGGTCTTGTCGGCGCTGCAGGAAGCGAGAATCGGCGGAGTGCCGTCGGTGCCGGCGACAGGGTTCCAGGCGACGCTCCATACCCTGTCTGTGTGACCTTGCAGCTTCTGGATCTCCTGGAGTTCATATTTCTTCTCAGCCATTTCTCTCTCTCCAAGTTTTGTGAATTCAAACAACTAAGCCAGTGGACAGACTTGTATtctatttatatacatatatagatacATGTATGTAAGTATAAGTAGTGCTTTGCGTTCACAGCTATACCCACTACTCTGAGGCTAGTAGCTCCGTAGGCTGCTTGTTCTTCACGTTTCACCAGAGGGAGTGTGCCAGCTGCCACTTGCATTTCCTGACTGCTGTCACTaatttttactccctccgtctctaaatacttttcttgtttgtacttttcacgtttgccaatacacatttttgatcgttaatatctttcatttcgtaatagcattaaatataaaaagttcactgtattaaagtacttgtaaacacgaatctaacaagatcactcatgatcatatttagttttatagattagatgtaaattggtaatttgtctcatgtcatgaacagtaccgacatcacaaacaagaaaagaaaaaagaaacggagggagtagtactgtgtctgttttctttccttttcttaCAAAATAATTTCGATGTTTTTACGGACATTTTTTCCCCGACTTGTGCAACAAATGGATTTAaactattttctaattttttttagaaataaacaaGTAATGAATAAATATGCACTCgcggattttattattaattcatgtCACACATTTCTTCAACTAgtttattaaatgaataatttaaaCTTTCATATTTGTGTGAGTAATTCATACTACGGTCTTTTTAATGTGTGCCTAACGCACACAATAAGCACGTATTTTCATGAAAAAgccttgttttgattggtggaattggtgtgaatgcagggggccagAAAGCTAGTATTTTCATGAGAGTTAGTGGGCACACAATAGAAAATTCGTTCATACTATTACCATCACAGACAAAAAAACTTGAACTATTTCCAATCTAAAAAACAATGATCATTTTTCTGtataacaatattttttaacttattttattttctataaaaGTATATTctatacaaaataaaagaattataaaaattataaattcatcTTTCAACATTAAAGTGTGCGATAAAAAAGTGGCGTACTTGtacctaagagcatctccaaccatacaaaactcttggctaaaaaatgagttggcattccaaaattaaaaaatatagccaacgtcctgaaaaaatagcactccaaccacactaatctgttgtctataattttagccaacctcctatggactatatttgtcgaacctctacaggtctgtaagaaatctgtaggaagattacacatcatttattactatattaaactgatatattctattttaacaatctaaaatattaataacatactatttttaaattatagccaaccaatatagccaataccattgaagcaaaatgtcttacaggttcagcaaattttacataatgttttacaggtcccatttagccaacgattttagccaacaccgttggagatgctctaagccaTGTAGGAAAACTTTCTTCAATGGACAGACCGTTCGATATATGATTGGAAGCATGACAAATATACTATAAATATAAAAGTGAACTATACTGAGAATGCGTGTACTTCCAAGTTCCAAGCATTGCACCGAGTAAAAATATTCAACATAAACTTTTCTTATCTTACAACCTAAAAGAAAATAGTCAGGATTAAGTTCCACGTAAAACAAATTTACACgagatttaaaataaataattattaggaaagttttaaattttacacCCGATACTCTGAATATTCTTGCACTAGATGAATCAAGCCAGACAGGTTTACTTTGGCCATCTTGCACTAGAGGAATCATATGCTCAATCTTACTTTTTACACTTTTAATATCAGTTTACTCTGCATCCTCTTGCACTAGATAAGCCATTAGCCCATATTGTATGATCCATTGCGGTTCGTAGTTATCATACAAATATGGCAAGTCTCTCACAAGTGAAGGCCGCCTATGATATTTTAACTGTCATGCTCTTGAAAAAGTTGCTTCCATGTTATCCCACGGTGAAGGAACTTTTACAGCTGCATCCCCCAACTGCACTTGGATTGGATGCCACCTGCACCAATACCACAAAGAAGGTAAATATTCAAAGATAAAGATCAATTGGTTTCTAGaatttacaagaaaaagagCAAATGCAGGAAAAGATTATCTCATCATGCAATCTCTATTGATTTCTACGTAGCTTCTTACTGAGAATTCTTTCTGTTCCGGTTTTCCTTTGTCTAAGAACTGGAGAAGATTATTACTTATACATGTTCAAATGTTCGTTATGCCCAGAAACTGAAGAAAATCGTGATTGTTTATAcatgtgtgcgcgcgcgcgcgcactTTAAAAAATGTGGAAAAGATGATAAAAAGTTAACAGAATTAGGTTGAGTttacttgcatggaatgaagtGCGGCAAGAATGAAACGAAATTTTAACAGACTTTTTTAGTGGTAttgataaacttaatatatgcGTCGGCATTTTGCTTTCTTCATTCCATTTTAGGCGTAGACCATGGTTAATTCTGTCTAGTTTCACATTGAATAGCATTTCTTCCCTCCACTCCATTCTTCACAATTCTTATCATAAGAAATTTGCATTGCTCTCATATACTTTCATTGCACATAATTATCTTTACCAATATACCAAGACTAGTAACATACATTGTAATTTTGCAGTAATCAAATAGATGACCTACAACATGTGCCACATAAGGGCTATGAGCATATAATCCGCATACATCATGATGAGacattgataaataattatctATACCAAGACGAGTAACATGCAGTGCAATTTTGCAGTGatgaaattaaattatcaaCAGTATGTGCTATGTAAGTCAATTAACTTACTTGAAATGCAGAGCGTGTAAGTTCCTGTACATAGTCAACAGTTGATCCTTTCACAAAGTCATATGAGATATTATCTACTACCAGTCTAGCAGTTTAACACCGTCTCTCTCGAATATCCTAGAAATAGTAGAAACATAtaagattttgaaaaataaaacaaatcaaattcaagGAAGAGTATTCAATGCACTATGacccggggggggggggggggggggggggcaattCTGGAATAAATACTACAGAGATCGGTTAACCTAGGCTCTTTCGATTAGAGTAAATTTTAGTAAGATACTACGATAAGCTGATGTAACCTGTCATCTGAATTTGTCTCATCATCAAGTGAAAATTTATATTGGAAGCCAGAACATCCACCAGCTTCAATGCTTAATCGGAGCATCTTCTCTGTATCTTCACCTGTTTGTAACTCTTGCATCCGCTGCAAGCATTTTTTATGTCAGTCGTATCGAATAACATATCATTGTTAAAAAGTCAATGCGACTTTTTATTTATCGAAAATTATCACATTCTACATAATTCCTTGTGCAACCCAACAAATTCTATCcgccatttttaataaattataaattattctaatacatCATCACATCTTTATATAGGATACAAACTGTAAATTGAAGACACTGTAATGTTATATGAATCAATTTTAACAGATTGTGTGCATTCTAACACACTATAGTCGAAACCCCAAATATATAATCACTTCCTTTCTCTTTAGATTGATGATAATATATAGTAACTAGAATATTATCCATTTTAAGGTCAAGCTTTTAATACAGCATTCTAGGATCATAAAAAGAAAAACGCTAATCACATTGCTTCTATGTGGCCGATAGTAAAACAGTTTTGGCAGGTTCAAATAACCAATAAGCAGATGCAGCTACATTAATACATCAATAGCATATACGGTGGAAAAAATCAATAGCAGTACGCGTTAGTAAACAAAATCATACATAATAAACATTTGTATTGCCAACAGGCGATATCagatataacattttttatacATCAATAGTAAGTAGCAGATACAAATACAGTCATCAACTATGACAAAATCGTGAAATGGAGTTTAGAGAGTGATTTTTTATACACCAATAGTAAGTAGCAGATACAGataagagagagggagagaggagggagggagggagagagagacccTAACAAAATTATCTATCAAGTGAACGCAAATGGGGAATGAGGTTGAGAAACAGCAGCAGAAGATGAATTTCTTCTTCTGATAGTCAAAATTGTACAATTGTGAATTCGAGCTGCCAAAAAAGGAACAGCTCGCTTTATCAACGAACTCGACGAAGAAGAGGGATGCATAGTGATTTGTGATTGAGAAAACAACAGTGTCTTCTTCGctatattttcattatataacTGTTTGTTGCTGGTGGTGTTTCTGCTCGAATCTCAAATTACAGTAAGAGTTGTAAAGATCGAGGACCATGATCTTTGGTTGTGTGCCTATATATGTGTTCGTATGACGTTTGATGAAATGTTTGAGCTCCCTGCTTTTTTCTTTTTCGCCTTTCCTGTGCTCATCATATTGtgatcaattaatttttacttaaataattgCACAGCTCTGGCAAATCTTTTCTAATAAAAGAGTTAATCTGAgtgtatttttagttttttaatagGTTGATTAAATACGCTTACCAGTAACTAGTAAGTACATATATTTGCATTTGATATAATTATTAAGTTTCgtaaaaaataaattgacaaaaaaaaaagtttcgtAAAAAATTTAAGTCAAAGTTTATCTATTGCACCAATATATTGACAACTTCATGAtggatatatcatatataagcCAAAAAAAGCAGAGGAAAATAAGACAATAAATAGTATCCCCAAATCTGGCCATCTGCATGGCTCCCGCTTCACAGCCTCCAAATGAAGCTGATAAAGGGTAAAAATATGTTGCACACAAATCCTAGGAAAAATCAGAGTACAGCAAAAACGCTCCTGCATATTACCATCATCTTTAGGGTAAGTGTGGAAAGGTCGTGTGATATCATGCCAATTCTCTTCATAAACTTTACATTACCTCTCCCTCTCATCCCTCTCGATTTTGTCAGCATTATAACTAATTGTTTGTAGTATCATTTTAGTCAGTTCTCCCCAATTCCACTGTCTGAGTTTTCCTGCTCCAATTCCTTTGCATCTATATCTTGACCAAATGAGGCAACGCTATTGTTGCCAATGGACTTCATCTTTGCAATCTTTATTATTCCCCTAACCTTCAAGTTTCTCCCTCTAGATAATTTCCGATCCCATTCATCAGCCTCTAGGTTTTGATAAATTGAGTCCTCTTTGGTACTATAGACAACCTTCTTGTTGCCAACAACATTCCCCTTAGCCATGTCTCGAGCATTCTGAAGCTGCATTAGTACAAAGGAACAAATTTACAGAAGCCAACGAATTCAATGTAGTAGGATTTTTGACGTAAAAAGGATGGCAAACACTTAATTAGTCGCCCAGCCAAGTATAGGACAATGGCACAACTTGAAAGTTGCATAGCAACACTTAATTAGTAGAGACAACATACAATATCTTCGAGAACCCTTGCTTATTACCATTCCTATTAATCCAAACACCGTGATAATAAAAAAGAAGCAACCTGTAAAATACAAGTTCTTGCCATCACCAGAAACCACTATACTATACAAAGAAGGCTTACAATAGAATTCATATATATGAAACACAAGTGTTACTAGCTTTTATATCATTTATTGGGGTTGTCCACCCAGCAGGCATCCTCATTTTATAGAAT
This genomic window contains:
- the LOC108225440 gene encoding protein CIA1, producing the protein MAEKKYELQEIQKLQGHTDRVWSVAWNPVAGTDGTPPILASCSADKTVRIWKQNPQTSAFNCVGRMRVHTESVRSCSWSQNGHLLAVASFDGKVSIWNKTETGFEFWHFLKGDKNIEVESVSWDASGAHLATCGRDKSVCIWRVEDKYTFEVMAQLRKHKQDVKMVQWHPSDEILFSCSYDNTIKVWPRYSDHDEWNCTETLDHAKKGHSSTVWSISFNATGDKMVTSSDDLSIKVWGAERRQSGGSYGPWKHLQTLSGNHDQTISSVHWSSEGIIASGAADDAICLFEENQDGLESGANYKLLLKKVKAHERDVNSVQWSPKEVGLLASSGDDGTIKIWKLISPQ
- the LOC108226936 gene encoding LOW QUALITY PROTEIN: iron-sulfur assembly protein IscA-like 2, mitochondrial (The sequence of the model RefSeq protein was modified relative to this genomic sequence to represent the inferred CDS: inserted 1 base in 1 codon; deleted 2 bases in 1 codon), whose product is MHPSSSSSSLIKRAVPFLAARIHNCTILTIRRRNSSSAAVSQPHSPXCVHLIDNFVRRMQELQTGEDTEKMLRLSIEAGGCSGFQYKFSLDDETNSDDRIFERDGVKLLLVVDNISYDFVKGSTVDYVQELTRSAFQVASNPSAVGGCSCKSSFTVG